A single region of the Salvia miltiorrhiza cultivar Shanhuang (shh) chromosome 8, IMPLAD_Smil_shh, whole genome shotgun sequence genome encodes:
- the LOC131001796 gene encoding uncharacterized protein LOC131001796, with the protein MLWQICSESFALATLVSSGSVNSALVSSGSGSSALALSALLWHLCSGNLALALCSGSSALVSSGSDSSALASSGSGSSALEALLWHLCSGNLALALCSGSSALVSSGSGRSALEALLWQLCSG; encoded by the coding sequence atGCTCTGGCAGATCTGCTCTgaaagctttgctctggcaactctggttagctctggctctgtcaactctgctctggttagctctggctctggcagctctgctctggctttgtcagctctgctctggcatctctgctctggcaacttggctctggccctctgctctggaagctctgctctggttagctctggctctgacaGCTCTGCCCTggctagctctggctctggcagctctgctctggaagctctgctctggcatctctgctctggcaacttggctctggccctctgctctggaagctctgctctggttagctctggctctggcagatctgctctggaagctttgctgtggcaactctgctctggttag